The following coding sequences are from one Sander lucioperca isolate FBNREF2018 chromosome 2, SLUC_FBN_1.2, whole genome shotgun sequence window:
- the zgc:158398 gene encoding transmembrane protein 248, translating into MRSRMMGFWQPVTNLRDYVSQNPPGVTFFLCLLTLAISFICLSSYSYTHTLPNPDTVKDWNYLLSSLSKFQLCVKANASTSELVSPVPSPMMDRNISVDSTKTPLTMLRLKVPLVVTTNSNSGSLKYLGLQTALRASQLHLGGNEIVNVTLEVLSGNDTYTCLTINAQTHLLPMSLLPPECPASENNISPIHVEASNQLPKASQTCFSLRSKNDPTLTVMLTQVEQSVAVRHLLEVSVCLLGVCLLLCVAASLTHPTLRHYHWNGLDLQNEPLIDN; encoded by the exons ATGAGGAGCCGGATGATGGGTTTCTGGCAGCCGGTTACCAACCTTAGAGATTATGTATCCCAAAATCCTCCAGGGGTTACATTCTTCCTGTGTCTGTTGACTTTGGCTATCTCCTTTATCTGCCTCAGCTCTTACAGCTACACTCACACTCTGCCTAACCCTGACACAGTAAAG GACTGGAACTATCTGCTGTCCTCCTTATCTAAGTTCCAGCTGTGTGTGAAAGCCAATGCAAGTACATCTGAGCTTGTCTCGCCAGTCCCCTCTCCTATGATGGATAGAAACATTTCAGTTGACTCTACAAAGACTCCTCTCACCATGTTGCGTCTCAAGGTTCCTCTGGTTGTGACTACCAACTCAAACAGTGGCTCTCTAAAATACCTTGGTTTACAGACTGCCTTGAGAGCCAGTCAATTACATCTTGGAG GCAATGAGATTGTTAATGTGACTCTAGAGGTTTTGTCTGGAAATGATACCTACACCTGCCTCACCATTAATGCCCAAACACACCTCCTGCCCATGAGCCT ACTTCCGCCAGAGTGCCCTGCATCTGAGAACAACATTTCACCCATCCATGTGGAAGCGAGCAACCAGCTGCCTAAAGCATCACAAACCTGCTTCAGTCTACGCTCCAAGAACGACCCTACACTCACAGTCATGTTAACACAG GTGGAGCAGAGCGTGGCGGTGCGACATCTGTTGgaagtcagtgtgtgtctgctaGGAGTTTGTTTGTTACTCTGTGTAGCTGCTAGTCTGACACATCCGACCCTACGCCACTACCATTGGAATGGACTGGATCTACAAAAT GAGCCCTTGATAGACAACTGA
- the rbm19 gene encoding probable RNA-binding protein 19 isoform X3 translates to MSRLIVKNLPNGMKEERFRSMFAAFGTVTDCSLKFTKDGKFRKFGFVGFKVEEDANKALKHFNKSFVDTSRVTVEMCKAFGDPTKAKAWSKHTQSSGPDKPSTPADSDSKKKQKKETDSTLGNLEEDQGFKEFLSVHQNRSQAPTWANDTVQQTTDPDSGQAKAQGKKNLASDDYLNFDSDQSEDEEDEDEGATKEALKSGLSDMEYLRSKVAQTDDTMEESGEKDDGEGDDDEDEDCGPVQHTDSAYESGDRENMSKTKTSVASEDKKQSKAKKTTKQEMEPTTEFTVKLRGAPFSVKEQQIREFMTPLKPAAIRIGKNESGDRTGYVYVDLHSDEEVEKALKKNKDYIGGRYIEVFRVDASGGKGKRDRKDKEIDRNFTRKLKEDEEEEDVADSGRLFIRNLPYTCSEEEIKELFAKHGPLSEMLFPIDNLTKKPKGFAFVTYMIPENAVTALAQLDGHIFQGRMLHLLPSTLKKEKNDSADAGGPGSSSYKRQKDAKNKASSSSSHNWNTLFLGTSAVADAIAEKYNTTKSKVLDHESKGSLAVRMALGETQIVQETRQFLLDNGVSLDSFSQAAAARSTTVILVKNLPAEVTASELEELFSPHGSLGRVLLPPSGLTAIIEFLEPTEAKRAFTRLAYSKFRHIPLYLEWAPVGVFVAAKPEPVLEKDEAMKEEKKDEKEEEEEEESAPGSTLFIKNLNFSTTEEKLQETFSKCGKITSCSISKKKDKTGMMLSMGYGFVQYQTAEAAQKALRQLQHCTVDEHQLELKISERATRTTEVSRKKRQDEKKQTGSKILVRNVPFQATVREIRELFCTFGELKTVRLPKKAAGSGNHRGFGFIDFLTKQDAKKAFTALCHSTHLYGRRLVLEWADAEETVETLRRKTAEHFHVATKKKRKAEVMEGILETMETGGGGED, encoded by the exons ATGTCGAGACTCATTGTTAAAAACCTACCTAATGGG ATGAAGGAGGAGAGGTTCAGGTCGATGTTTGCTGCCTTTGGCACCGTTACAGACTGCTCTCTGAAGTTTACCAAGGACGGCAAGTTCCGCAAGTTCGGCTTTGTGGGTTTTAAAGTGGAGGAAGATGCAAACAAAGCTCTGAAACATTTCAACAAGAGCTTCGTGGACACATCCAGAGTGACG GTGGAGATGTGTAAGGCCTTTGGAGACCCCACTAAGGCAAAAGCCTGGAGCAAACATACCCAGAGCTCAGGCCCGGACAAACCTTCCACTCCTGCTGACTCAGACAGCAAAAAG aaacagaaaaaggaaACCGACAGCACACTTGGAAAT CTGGAAGAGGACCAGGGATTCAAGGAGTTTCTGTCAGTACATCAGAATCGAAGCCAAGCACCGACCTGGGCGAATGACACTGTGCAGCAAACAACTGATCCTGACAGTGGACAGGCAAAGGCTCAGGGCAAGAAGAACCTTGCTTCAGATGACTACCTCAACTTTGATTCAGACCAGTCAGAGGAtgaggaagatgaagatgaag GTGCCACTAAAGAAGCACTGAAGTCTGGCTTATCAGATATGGAGTACCTGCGCTCTAAGGTGGCACAGACAGACGACACCATGGAGGAGAGTGGAGAGAAGGATGATGGTGAAGGGGATGATGATGAAGACGAGGATTGTGGTCCTGTGCAGCACACAGACAGCGCATATGAGAGTggtgacagagaaaacatgtCAAAGACCAAAACCTCAGTTGCCTCTGAGGATAAGAAGCAGAGCAAAGCGAAGAAAACTACCAAACAAGAG ATGGAACCGACGACAGAGTTCACAGTGAAGCTGAGAGGAGCCCCTTTCAGTGTGAAAGAG CAACAAATCCGAGAGTTCATGACACCGCTGAAGCCTGCAGCAATCAGGATTGGGAAGAATGAGAGTGGAGATAGAACAG gttATGTATATGTGGATTTGCACTCTGATGAAGAGGTGGAAAAGGCCTTGAAGAAGAATAAAGACTACATAG GTGGGCGTTACATTGAGGTCTTCCGTGTGGATGCCTCTGGAGGTAAGggcaagagagacagaaaggacaAAGAAATTGACAGAAACTTCACCAGGAAGCtgaaggaggatgaggaggaggaagatgttGCAGACTCAGGTCGACTCTTCATCAGGAACCTTCCTTACACCTGCTCCGAGGAAGAGATCAAAGAGCTCTTTGCTAAACACG GTCCTTTATCTGAGATGCTCTTCCCTATTGACAATCTAACCAAGAAGCCGAAAGGATTCGCTTTCGTAACATACATGATACCAGAGAATGCTGTGACAGCTCTGGCTCAGCTGGACGGACATATATTTCAG GGCAGGATGCTTCACCTGCTTCCTTCCAcattgaagaaagaaaaaaacgactcTGCAGATGCTGGTGGTCCTGGCTCTTCGTCTTACAAGCGGCAAAAAGATGCCAAAAATAAAGCTTCAAGTTCTAG CTCCCACAACTGGAACACCCTGTTTCTGGGCACAAGTGCAGTGGCAGATGCCATTGCTGAAAAATACAACACCACAAAAAGCAAAGTCCTGGACCAT GAGTCAAAGGGAAGTCTTGCAGTGAGGATGGCTCTGGGAGAAACGCAGATTGTTCAGGAGACTCGGCAGTTTCTACTAGACAATGGTGTCAGTCTGGATTCCTTTAGTCAG GCTGCAGCAGCGAGGAGTACAACTGTGATCCTGGTGAAAAACCTTCCAGCTGAGGTGACGGCGTCAGAGTTAGAGGAGCTTTTCTCACCTCATGGCTCTTTGGGCCGAGTGCTGCTGCCGCCCTCAGGCCTCACCGCCATCATCGAGTTCCTAGAGCCAACGGAGGCGAAACGAGCATTCACTCGGCTGGCCTACAGCAAG TTCCGCCACATCCCACTGTATTTGGAGTGGGCACCTGTGGGGGTGTTTGTGGCAGCCAAACCAGAACCAG TTTTAGAAAAAGATGAGGCAatgaaagaggagaagaaagatgaaaaagaggaggaggaggaggaggaatctGCTCCTGgttcaacacttttcattaaaaatctaaatttcaGCACAACAGAGGAGAAACTACAGGAG ACATTCTCCAAATGTGGCAAGATCACGTCCTGCAGCATCTCCAAGAAGAAAGATAAAACAG GTATGATGTTGTCCATGGGCTACGGTTTTGTTCAGTATCAGACAGCAGAGGCAGCGCAGAAAGCCCTGAGGCAACTACAG CACTGTACTGTGGATGAACACCAGCTAGAGCTGAAGATTTCTGAGAGAGCCACAAG GACTACTGAGGTTTCACGCAAGAAGAGGCAAGACGAGAAGAAACAGACAGGATCCAAGATCCTTGTGCGGAACGTCCCCTTCCAGGCCACTGTCAGGGAAATTAGGGAACTCTTCTg TACATTTGGAGAGCTGAAGACAGTCCGTCTCCCAAAGAAAGCAGCTGGTTCAGGGAATCATAGGGGTTTTGGCTTTATTGACTTCCTCACCAAACAGGACGCTAAG AAAGCATTTACTGCATTGTGCCACAGCACCCATCTGTACGGAAGACGCCTTGTGCTGGAATGGGCTGATGCTGAGGAAACGGTAGAGACATTGAGACGAAAAACAGCCGAACATTTTCATG TGGCCACCAAAAAGAAACGAAAGGCAGAAGTTATGGAGGGAATTCTGGAGACGATGGAAACtggagggggaggggaagaCTGA
- the plbd2 gene encoding putative phospholipase B-like 2 — protein sequence MASRQNKTFAVGSFTKVLNVLAVLSSLCFICASVRAEIRTAVIDKQTRQLTVIEGYREDFVAWANFTDDIKTSGWSFLEITTSSQYNDSIQSYAAGAVEAAVTSQLIYKHWMNTLMNYCGPFSSESGYCERLKAFITTNLQWIQEQIEKQPSSPYWYQVHLALLQLKGLEDSFNDELSFPIGSFSLNPLGFLLFQMGGDLEDLESALDKSDQTRPLGSGSCSALIKLLPNNKELLVSHDTWNTYQSMLRIMKKYMFAFRVSPLGEDLLPGGTQAFSSYPGSIFSGDDFYILSSGLVTLETTIGNSNPALWKFVQPKGTVMEWLRNIVANRLAATGKEWAEIFSKYNSGTYNNQWMIVDYNHFTPGKTDIKEELFVVLEQIPGLVVYTDKTQELLEKGYWASYNIPYYPDIFNASGCNELVEKFGPWFSLDQNPRAQIFRRNQTAVTDVDSMVRLMRYNNFKEDPLSKCEGCNPPANGENAISARSDLNPANGTYPFGALRQRSHGGTDMKLTSYEMFRDYGMLAVNGPTWDQVPPFQWSTSPYKDLIHMGHPDTWEFKPIKVIWTP from the exons ATGGCGTCCAGGCAAAACAAGACGTTTGCTGTTGGAAGTTTTACAaaggttttaaatgttttagcaGTTTTATCCAgtttgtgttttatctgtgcGTCTGTTCGAGCTGAAATACGAACCGCTGTTATTGACAAGCAAACCAGACAGCTGACTGTCATTGAGGGATATCGTGAAGATTTTGTGGCTTGGGCGAACTTCACTGATGACATTAAAACATCGGG ctggtctttCTTGGAGATCACTACCAGCAGTCAGTACAATGATAGTATCCAGTCTTATGCTGCCGGTGCAGTGGAGGCTGCTGTCACATCTCAG CTCATCTATAAGCACTGGATGAACACCCTAATGAATTACTGTGGGCCCTTCTCTTCTGAATCTGGTTACTGCGAGCGCCTTAAGGCGTTCATCACAACCAATCTGCAGTGGATTCAGGAGCAAATAGAGAAGCAGCCTAGTTCGCCCTACTGGTACCAG GTGCATCTGGCACTGCTGCAGCTGAAAGGTCTGGAGGACAGCTTCAATGACGAGCTGTCATTTCCAATCGGCTCGTTCTCCTTAAACCCACTTGGCTTCCT ACTTTTCCAAATGGGCGGGGATCTGGAGGACTTGGAATCGGCTCTTGACAAATCCGACCAAACTCGACCGCTTGGATCTGGCTCCTGTTCTGCTCTCATCAAGCTGCTGCCAAACAATAAGGAGTTGCTGGTTTCACATGATACCTGGAACACCTACCAGTCCATGCTGCGCATCATGAAGAAATATATGTTTGCCTTTAGAGTTTCTCCTTTAG GAGAGGATCTTCTTCCTGGAGGAACTCAGGCGTTCTCCTCTTATCCTGGATCGATCTTCTCTGGAGATGACTTTTATATCCTAAGTAGTGGCTTG GTTACCTTGGAAACTACCATTGGCAACAGTAACCCTGCTCTCTGGAAGTTTGTTCAGCCCAAAGGAACCGTCATGGAGTGGTTGAGGAACATTGTGGCTAATCGACTAGCTGCTACAGGCAAGGAGTGGGCTGAGATATTCAGCAAGTACAACAGTGGAAC GTATAACAACCAGTGGATGATTGTGGACTATAACCACTTTACTCCAGGGAAGACTGACATTAAAGAGGAGCTCTTTGTTGTACTGGAGCAGATTCC GGGACTAGTTGTTTACACTGATAAAACTCAGGAACTGCTGGAGAAAGGGTACTGGGCAAGTTACAACATACC GTACTACCCGGACATATTTAATGCCAGTGGCTGCAATGAGCTGGTTGAGAAGTTTGGCCCGTGGTTCTCTCTGGACCAGAATCCTCGGGCTCAGATATTTAGGAGAAACCAGACAGCTGTCACAGATGTGGACTCAATGGTCCGCCTTATGAG GTATAACAACTTTAAGGAAGACCCATTGTCAAAGTGTGAAGGATGTAATCCACCTGCGAATGGAGAGAATGCTATCTCAGCCCGTTCAGACCTGAACCCAGCTAATGGAACATATCCGTTTGGTGCCTTAAGGCAGAGGTCACATGGAGGAACAGACATGAAG TTGACCTCCTATGAGATGTTTCGTGACTATGGTATGCTGGCAGTAAACGGACCGACATGGGACCAGGTGCCACCCTTCCAGTGGAGCACCTCCCCTTACAAAGACCTGATACACATGGGCCACCCTGATACTTGGGAATTCAAGCCTATAAAAGTCATCTGGACTCCTTAA
- the rbm19 gene encoding probable RNA-binding protein 19 isoform X4 has product MSRLIVKNLPNGMKEERFRSMFAAFGTVTDCSLKFTKDGKFRKFGFVGFKVEEDANKALKHFNKSFVDTSRVTVEMCKAFGDPTKAKAWSKHTQSSGPDKPSTPADSDSKKKKKQKKETDSTLGNLEEDQGFKEFLSVHQNRSQAPTWANDTVQQTTDPDSGQAKAQGKKNLASDDYLNFDSDQSEDEEDEGATKEALKSGLSDMEYLRSKVAQTDDTMEESGEKDDGEGDDDEDEDCGPVQHTDSAYESGDRENMSKTKTSVASEDKKQSKAKKTTKQEMEPTTEFTVKLRGAPFSVKEQQIREFMTPLKPAAIRIGKNESGDRTGYVYVDLHSDEEVEKALKKNKDYIGGRYIEVFRVDASGGKGKRDRKDKEIDRNFTRKLKEDEEEEDVADSGRLFIRNLPYTCSEEEIKELFAKHGPLSEMLFPIDNLTKKPKGFAFVTYMIPENAVTALAQLDGHIFQGRMLHLLPSTLKKEKNDSADAGGPGSSSYKRQKDAKNKASSSSSHNWNTLFLGTSAVADAIAEKYNTTKSKVLDHESKGSLAVRMALGETQIVQETRQFLLDNGVSLDSFSQAAAARSTTVILVKNLPAEVTASELEELFSPHGSLGRVLLPPSGLTAIIEFLEPTEAKRAFTRLAYSKFRHIPLYLEWAPVGVFVAAKPEPVLEKDEAMKEEKKDEKEEEEEEESAPGSTLFIKNLNFSTTEEKLQETFSKCGKITSCSISKKKDKTGMMLSMGYGFVQYQTAEAAQKALRQLQHCTVDEHQLELKISERATRTTEVSRKKRQDEKKQTGSKILVRNVPFQATVREIRELFCTFGELKTVRLPKKAAGSGNHRGFGFIDFLTKQDAKKAFTALCHSTHLYGRRLVLEWADAEETVETLRRKTAEHFHVATKKKRKAEVMEGILETMETGGGGED; this is encoded by the exons ATGTCGAGACTCATTGTTAAAAACCTACCTAATGGG ATGAAGGAGGAGAGGTTCAGGTCGATGTTTGCTGCCTTTGGCACCGTTACAGACTGCTCTCTGAAGTTTACCAAGGACGGCAAGTTCCGCAAGTTCGGCTTTGTGGGTTTTAAAGTGGAGGAAGATGCAAACAAAGCTCTGAAACATTTCAACAAGAGCTTCGTGGACACATCCAGAGTGACG GTGGAGATGTGTAAGGCCTTTGGAGACCCCACTAAGGCAAAAGCCTGGAGCAAACATACCCAGAGCTCAGGCCCGGACAAACCTTCCACTCCTGCTGACTCAGACAGCAAAAAG aaaaagaaacagaaaaaggaaACCGACAGCACACTTGGAAAT CTGGAAGAGGACCAGGGATTCAAGGAGTTTCTGTCAGTACATCAGAATCGAAGCCAAGCACCGACCTGGGCGAATGACACTGTGCAGCAAACAACTGATCCTGACAGTGGACAGGCAAAGGCTCAGGGCAAGAAGAACCTTGCTTCAGATGACTACCTCAACTTTGATTCAGACCAGTCAGAGGAtgaggaagatgaag GTGCCACTAAAGAAGCACTGAAGTCTGGCTTATCAGATATGGAGTACCTGCGCTCTAAGGTGGCACAGACAGACGACACCATGGAGGAGAGTGGAGAGAAGGATGATGGTGAAGGGGATGATGATGAAGACGAGGATTGTGGTCCTGTGCAGCACACAGACAGCGCATATGAGAGTggtgacagagaaaacatgtCAAAGACCAAAACCTCAGTTGCCTCTGAGGATAAGAAGCAGAGCAAAGCGAAGAAAACTACCAAACAAGAG ATGGAACCGACGACAGAGTTCACAGTGAAGCTGAGAGGAGCCCCTTTCAGTGTGAAAGAG CAACAAATCCGAGAGTTCATGACACCGCTGAAGCCTGCAGCAATCAGGATTGGGAAGAATGAGAGTGGAGATAGAACAG gttATGTATATGTGGATTTGCACTCTGATGAAGAGGTGGAAAAGGCCTTGAAGAAGAATAAAGACTACATAG GTGGGCGTTACATTGAGGTCTTCCGTGTGGATGCCTCTGGAGGTAAGggcaagagagacagaaaggacaAAGAAATTGACAGAAACTTCACCAGGAAGCtgaaggaggatgaggaggaggaagatgttGCAGACTCAGGTCGACTCTTCATCAGGAACCTTCCTTACACCTGCTCCGAGGAAGAGATCAAAGAGCTCTTTGCTAAACACG GTCCTTTATCTGAGATGCTCTTCCCTATTGACAATCTAACCAAGAAGCCGAAAGGATTCGCTTTCGTAACATACATGATACCAGAGAATGCTGTGACAGCTCTGGCTCAGCTGGACGGACATATATTTCAG GGCAGGATGCTTCACCTGCTTCCTTCCAcattgaagaaagaaaaaaacgactcTGCAGATGCTGGTGGTCCTGGCTCTTCGTCTTACAAGCGGCAAAAAGATGCCAAAAATAAAGCTTCAAGTTCTAG CTCCCACAACTGGAACACCCTGTTTCTGGGCACAAGTGCAGTGGCAGATGCCATTGCTGAAAAATACAACACCACAAAAAGCAAAGTCCTGGACCAT GAGTCAAAGGGAAGTCTTGCAGTGAGGATGGCTCTGGGAGAAACGCAGATTGTTCAGGAGACTCGGCAGTTTCTACTAGACAATGGTGTCAGTCTGGATTCCTTTAGTCAG GCTGCAGCAGCGAGGAGTACAACTGTGATCCTGGTGAAAAACCTTCCAGCTGAGGTGACGGCGTCAGAGTTAGAGGAGCTTTTCTCACCTCATGGCTCTTTGGGCCGAGTGCTGCTGCCGCCCTCAGGCCTCACCGCCATCATCGAGTTCCTAGAGCCAACGGAGGCGAAACGAGCATTCACTCGGCTGGCCTACAGCAAG TTCCGCCACATCCCACTGTATTTGGAGTGGGCACCTGTGGGGGTGTTTGTGGCAGCCAAACCAGAACCAG TTTTAGAAAAAGATGAGGCAatgaaagaggagaagaaagatgaaaaagaggaggaggaggaggaggaatctGCTCCTGgttcaacacttttcattaaaaatctaaatttcaGCACAACAGAGGAGAAACTACAGGAG ACATTCTCCAAATGTGGCAAGATCACGTCCTGCAGCATCTCCAAGAAGAAAGATAAAACAG GTATGATGTTGTCCATGGGCTACGGTTTTGTTCAGTATCAGACAGCAGAGGCAGCGCAGAAAGCCCTGAGGCAACTACAG CACTGTACTGTGGATGAACACCAGCTAGAGCTGAAGATTTCTGAGAGAGCCACAAG GACTACTGAGGTTTCACGCAAGAAGAGGCAAGACGAGAAGAAACAGACAGGATCCAAGATCCTTGTGCGGAACGTCCCCTTCCAGGCCACTGTCAGGGAAATTAGGGAACTCTTCTg TACATTTGGAGAGCTGAAGACAGTCCGTCTCCCAAAGAAAGCAGCTGGTTCAGGGAATCATAGGGGTTTTGGCTTTATTGACTTCCTCACCAAACAGGACGCTAAG AAAGCATTTACTGCATTGTGCCACAGCACCCATCTGTACGGAAGACGCCTTGTGCTGGAATGGGCTGATGCTGAGGAAACGGTAGAGACATTGAGACGAAAAACAGCCGAACATTTTCATG TGGCCACCAAAAAGAAACGAAAGGCAGAAGTTATGGAGGGAATTCTGGAGACGATGGAAACtggagggggaggggaagaCTGA